TGTGCGGCAAACATTTGATGTTGACCTACACCTGTAGTAAAGATAGCTTCGCCTTTGACAATATCATTCAATGCTTCTATAACTTCTGGTGGTTGAATTTTCTGGGCATTACGCTCGTAATTTAGAGGATATTCTTGTTTTAACTGTTGAATATGTTTTAACCATGCTTCATGACGGCAGGTAATGTTCTTACCATACTGAAGTAATGATTTAAGTGCTTTGCCCGCATCACCATTGTGAGACCACACTACAGGTTTCACTTTTCCAATTTCGGCAGCGTCAATATCAATATGAGCGATTTTTGCATTTGGAGCAAATTCACTGGCTAAACCTGCGACGCGGTCATCAAAGCGTGCCCCTACTGCAATGAGCAAATCGCAGTCCATAACAGCATAATTAGCATATGCTGTTCCATGCATTCCTAACATGTGCAAAGCTAATGGGGCTTTTGTGTCTATGGAACCGATGCCCATTAGTGTGGTGACCACAGGTATATGGAAATGGTTTACAAATTCGTTAAGGGCTGGTGCCGCATTGCTGGAGATGATTCCACCTCCGACATAGAGCAAAGGTTTTTTAGATGCCCTTAGTAAGGTAAAAAACTCTTTTGCCTCTTCAGGGGTAATTTGGTTGTCATTAATTTTTTGCATTCGGTTCTGATAGCCATGCATGGGTAGAAGGCCTTTACCTTTGAAAATGCCTTCGTAATTTTGGACATCTTTAGGGATGTCGATAACAACAGGGCCAGGTCGTCCTGTTCGGGCAATGTAAAAGGCTGTTCGAACAATTTCTTCTAAATGTTCAGGCTCTTCGACTAAAAATACATGTTTTGCGCAGGAGGACATTAGGTTGAAGACAGGTGCTTCTTGAAATGCATCGGTTCCTACCGCAGAACGTGCAACCTGTCCACTTATCATAACCAGAGGAATAGAGTCTGCCATCGCATCACGGATAGGTGTGGTTGCGTTGGTTGCTCCTGGTCCAGACGTGACAAGGAATACACCGACTTCGCCTGATGCACGTGCAAATCCTGAAGCCATAAAACCTGCCCCTTGTTCATTAGCGGGGACAATCAACTTTATTGGGTGCTCTTTATGAACCCGATTCCAACGGAAAATAGCATCGTAAGTAGGAAGTATGGCTCCACCGCTATAACCGAATATGACCTTCACACCTTCATCGGCAAGCACCTGAAGTATCATATCTGCCCCTTTCATCTTGGTGCCAGCTAATTCATGTTTTTTTGTAGTCATGTTAACAACTCCTTCTTCGTTATTAATGTTAATAACAATGATTAAAAATTTTTTATTTATTTAAGGTGAGATTTTATTCAAAGATTAAAGTTAAAGGCGCCGCTGAAATTCGTTTCTGCGGCGCCTTTTGCTTTCTATACTCCGCTGTTATTGGAATTATTCAGTAGGCGGAGGTTCTTCCTCTGGCGCCGCAGAACTCGGCGCCTCACCTACACCTACCTCCGGATCCTCCTCTTTTGCTGTTATTTCGGGTGCTGTTTCAGGCATTTCTTCCGTAGGCGTTCCTTGAGTTGTATCCTGACTGCTTTCTTCTGTTGAAGTTGTAATATTTGAACCGCCATTATGGATTAATTTATCT
Above is a window of Candidatus Hydrogenedens sp. DNA encoding:
- the ilvB gene encoding biosynthetic-type acetolactate synthase large subunit yields the protein MTTKKHELAGTKMKGADMILQVLADEGVKVIFGYSGGAILPTYDAIFRWNRVHKEHPIKLIVPANEQGAGFMASGFARASGEVGVFLVTSGPGATNATTPIRDAMADSIPLVMISGQVARSAVGTDAFQEAPVFNLMSSCAKHVFLVEEPEHLEEIVRTAFYIARTGRPGPVVIDIPKDVQNYEGIFKGKGLLPMHGYQNRMQKINDNQITPEEAKEFFTLLRASKKPLLYVGGGIISSNAAPALNEFVNHFHIPVVTTLMGIGSIDTKAPLALHMLGMHGTAYANYAVMDCDLLIAVGARFDDRVAGLASEFAPNAKIAHIDIDAAEIGKVKPVVWSHNGDAGKALKSLLQYGKNITCRHEAWLKHIQQLKQEYPLNYERNAQKIQPPEVIEALNDIVKGEAIFTTGVGQHQMFAAQYLHIKHPRTFITSGSMGTMGFGLPASIGAKLAKPNKIVIDIDGDGSLRMNFGEMETCTNYNIPVKILLMNNHGDGMVVQWQTLYFEGRFSGSDKSLHKKDFVKSAEADGFK